One Trichormus variabilis 0441 genomic window, ATAATTTTGGCGGGGGAGCGTCTGCTTACGAATGGTCTAAAGTCTATCCGGCTTTTGCATCTACACACCGCATTCTTGCACCTGATTTGATTGGCTGGGGAGAATCCGCACATCCAGTCAGGGATTATGAGATTAGAGACTATCTTACAGCGATCGCGGAATTTATCAGCCAAACTTGTCAGCAACCAGTCAAGGTAGTCGCGTCTTCCTTAACGGCTGCTTTCACTATCCGTTTAGCAATTACTCAGCCCGACCTGTTTGACTCACTCTATTTGGTCTGTCCTTCTGGATTTGATGATTTTGGTCAAGGTGCTGGTCGTAGATTACCACTACCGATAATTAATGCACCTTTATTAGATAATCTTATTTATGCCTTGGGCGCAGAAAATGAAATTGCTGTGAGGAATTTTCTGCAAAGTTTTTTATTCGCTCAACCACAACGGGTTTCGCAGGAAATGGTAGACGCTTATTTATATTCTGCACAACAACCCAATGCCAAGTTTGCTGCATTATCTTTTTTAAAAGGCGACCTTTACTTTGACTTGAGTTTATACATTCAACAATTGATAACTCCCACAGTTATCTTTTGGGGAGAAAAGGCACAATTCACCAGGATTGAATTAGGACAACGCTTGGCTAATTTAAATCCTCATATAATTAGAAAATTTTATGCGATCGCCGACACAGGAATATTACCCCATTTAGAACAACCAGAAATAATTATCGGCTTATTGCAACCATATGTAAAAGTATGAGATTTCAAATAGCAATTGCTATGAGTCCACCCAATTAATTTTGACAGGTTGCGGGTGTTCAGATACCCAACTTTTTTAAAAAAGTCGGGTATCTATGACTGATTAGGAAACGCCATAGTCCCTCATCCCTATTCTCTATAAACCACAGAAAGTACTTGTAGTTTACGTATTTCTTCACGCACACTCATGAGAATTTTACCGAGATGATTTTGTCCTGTTTTATCTGCTCCACAGCCCCAAAAATAGTCACAAGAAGAGTTTTCTACCAAAACCTCGTTACCTGTACTTAAGAGAACTTCTCTAATATCAGCATGAGTCAGAAATTTTTTCAGTACAGCTTCTCGCATAACTATAGTTTTAACTAAATCCCAATCTGGGCGAAGTTGACGACTGGTACATCGTCCTAAAGCAGCAGCTTCTTCTGGCGTTTTGCTAGTACGGATAGCGGGTATAATCGCCGCATCTACACTGCCAACAAACTTTTGCGCTTGATAATAATGTTCCACTGTTAACCAGTGAGTCCCCTGAATTTCAATGCTATGGGGAGAAAAGTTAGAAAAACAGC contains:
- a CDS encoding alpha/beta fold hydrolase, with the translated sequence MLQFQPPGFGHKVVHTSLGAMVYYTQTAAPWWDDDSEDLPPLLFLHNFGGGASAYEWSKVYPAFASTHRILAPDLIGWGESAHPVRDYEIRDYLTAIAEFISQTCQQPVKVVASSLTAAFTIRLAITQPDLFDSLYLVCPSGFDDFGQGAGRRLPLPIINAPLLDNLIYALGAENEIAVRNFLQSFLFAQPQRVSQEMVDAYLYSAQQPNAKFAALSFLKGDLYFDLSLYIQQLITPTVIFWGEKAQFTRIELGQRLANLNPHIIRKFYAIADTGILPHLEQPEIIIGLLQPYVKV
- a CDS encoding NADAR family protein; this encodes MTIYFYKVWQPYGCFSNFSPHSIEIQGTHWLTVEHYYQAQKFVGSVDAAIIPAIRTSKTPEEAAALGRCTSRQLRPDWDLVKTIVMREAVLKKFLTHADIREVLLSTGNEVLVENSSCDYFWGCGADKTGQNHLGKILMSVREEIRKLQVLSVVYRE